ACATCCACGGCCACCGCATCGAGCTGCCGCAGGCATTCTACATGCGCGTCGCGATGGGCCTGGCACTGAACGAAATCGACCGCGAAGCGCGCACCATCGAGTTCTACAACGTACTGTCGACCTTCGACTTCATGTCCTCGACACCGACGCTGTTCAACTCCGGCACGCTGCGCAGCCAGCTGTCGAGCTGCTACCTGACCACCATCGCCGATGACCTCGATGGCATCTACGAAGGCCTCAAGGAAAACGCACTGCTGTCGAAGTTCGCCGGCGGCCTCGGCAACGACTGGACGCCAGTGCGCGCGCTCGGCTCGCACATCAAGGGCACCAACGGCAAGTCGCAAGGTATCGTGCCCTTCCTAAAAGTGGTCAACGACACCGCCGTCGCAGTCAATCAGGGCGGCAAGCGCAAGGGCGCCGTCTGCGCCTACCTGGAAAGCTGGCACGCCGACATCGAGGAATTCCTCGACCTGCGCAAGAACACCGGTGACGACCGTCGCCGCACCCACGACATGAACACCGCCAACTGGGTGCCGGATCTTTTGATGAAACGCGTCATGGAAGGCGCCGACTGGTCGCTGTTCTCGCCATCCGAAACGCCTGACCTGCACGACCTCTACGGCAAGGCCTTCGAAGAAGCCTATGTGCGCTACGAAGCCAAGGCAGCGCGCGGCGAAATGCGCGTGTACAAGAAGATCCCGGCACTGCAGCTGTGGCGCAAGATGCTGACCATGCTGTTCGAAACCGGCCACCCGTGGATCACCTTCAAGGACCCGTGCAACATCCGCAGCCCGCAGCAGCACATGGGCGTGGTACACAGCTCGAACCTCTGCACCGAGATCACGCTGAACACCAACGACAGCGAAATCGCCGTGTGCAACCTGGGCTCGGTCAACCTGGTCAACCACATGGTTGAAGGCCCAGATGGCAAGCCACAGCTCGACAACGCCAAGCTGCACCGCACCATCAAGACCGCGATGCGCATGCTCGACAACGTGATCGACATCAACTTCTACCCGGTCAAGAAGGCACGCAACTCCAACCTGCGTCACCGTCCGGTCGGCATGGGCATCATGGGCTTCCAGGATTGCCTGCACATCCAGCGCATCCCGTATGCCTCGGATGCCGCCGTCGAATTCGCCGACCGCTCGATGGAAGCAATCGCCTTCCACGCCTACTGGGCATCGACCGAGCTGGCCGAAGAGCGCGGCAAGTACCCGAGCTACAACGGCAGCCTGTGGGACCGCGGCATCCTGCCGCACGACTCGCTCGACCTCCTGGCCGAGGCACGTGGCGGCTACCTCGATGTGGACCGCACCACCACCCAGGACTGGGACAGCCTGCGTGCCCGCATCAAGCAATACGGCATGCGCAACTCGAACTGCCTGGCCATCGCCCCGACCGCGACCATCGCCAACATCGTCGGCGTCTCGGCCTCGATCGAGCCGACCTACCAGAACCTGTTCGTGAAGTCGAACCTGTCGGGCGAATTCACCGTCACCAACGAATACCTGGTGAAGGACCTGAAGGAACGCGGCCTGTGGGACGAAGTCATGGTCTCCGACCTCAAGTACTTCGACGGCAGCCTGGGCCGCATCGACCGCGCCCCGCAAGACCTGCGTGAGATCTACGCCACCGCCTTCGAAATCGACCCGAAGTGGCTGGTCGAATGCGGCTCACGCCGCCAGAAGTGGATCGACCAGGCGCAATCGCTGAACCTGTACATGGCCAACGCCTCGGGCAAGAAACTCGACGAGCTCTACAAGCACGCCTGGGTCAAGGGCCTGAAGACCACCTACTACCTGCGCACGCTGGCAGCGACCTCCGCCGAGAAATCGACCGGCCGTGGCGGCGAGTTGAACGCCGTACCGGTAGACGGCGGCCTGTCGGCTGCGCCAGCGGCCACCGGCAGCAGCTATGCCGCGGGCGAAGGCGCATCCGAAGGCGCCAAGTTCTGCTCGATTGACAACCCGGAATGTGAAGCCTGCCAGTAAGCAGGGTTCACATGAAGGGTTGCGGCGAAGCCACAATCCCGGGAAATCGAGTGCGGCAGCGCTCGGCTTCCAGCACCGACAAGTGCAGTGTGAGGCTTGCCAATAAGGCAAGCATCGCGGGAGGGGTGACGGCGAAGCCACAATCCCGGGGAAATCAAGTGCGGCAGCGCTCGGTTTCCAGCACCGACAATAATCGCCCGGATGAAGCGGCAACGCACAATCCGGGCGATTCGTCTCTGCGATGGCCAGATAGCAGGGCCGGGCTTAGCCAGCCACTCATGCAGTCCCAACGTCGGCCCACATGGGCCGATAGTTCAGCCGACTCCCTGCCGAGTCGGCTGAACTATCGGTCAGGATTCGGCGCCTAACGGTTCAGGCGCTCACTGATAAGCACTGCACCAACCCTTGGCGTTGACGCGCTTGCCGGGGAAGATCGGGCAGCCGCCCCACTCCGAAGCGCCATCACCGAGAAAAACCTGGCAGGTATCGCAAGTCTGGCCTGGCGAATAGGCCGGGAATTTGTCCTTGTCCACCAGGCTCGCATCGTGGCGGTAGCCGAGCGATTCGGCCTTGGCGTCGTGCTCGTCCAGCGCATCGGCAGGGGGCGCAGCCTGCAGCCTGCCGGACAGGGCAACCCCGGCGACGGGCAGCCAGCAGAGCAGAAAGGTACGACGTGTGGTCATCTCGGCCTCCAGTGGTGAATCGAGGAAACAGGCGTCGCCTTCATCGTAGCCGACAATCGCTACACCGACACGCCGACCGCAATTTATTGAATCAACAAATAGGAAAGACACTATAGGTTGTAGTTTGAAACTTGACTCCAACCTGAATCTCGACCAAGCTTCAGATATCATCGGCCGCCGAAATGGCGCCACACAGCACAGTCCCAAGCCGCCACCGAGCGGCGGCAATCCCGAATCACCCGATCCCCCATCAGGGAAGACATAACAAGGAGTCGCTCCACCATGCTGAGCTTTGACGACGACATCACCACCAGCCACCCCGCGCGCCCTGCCCCGCAGCCCGCACCGCAGATGGCCCAGCCGGCCGCTGCCGCGCCCGCGTACGACCACAACAACATCGCCCAGCAAGACACCAACCGCGTCTCCGCCGTCGACAAGCGTGTCATCAACGGCCAGACCGACGTCAACCAGCTCGTGCCGTTCAAGTACAAATGGGCCTGGGAAAAATACCTCGCCACCTGCGCCAATCACTGGATGCCGCAGGAAGTGAACATGCAGCGCGACATCGAGCTGTGGAAGAACCCCAACGGCCTCACCGAAGACGAGCGCCGCGTCGTCAAGCGCAACCTGGGCTTCTTCGTCACCGCCGACTCGCTCGCCGCCAACAACATCGTGCTCGGCACCTACCGCCAGATCACCGCGCCCGAGTGCCGCCAGTTCCTGCTGCGCCAGGCGTTTGAAGAAGCGATCCACACCCACGCCTACCAGTACATCGTCGAAAGCCTGGGGCTGGACGAAGGCGAAGTGTTCAACGCCTACCACGAGATCAAGTCGATCCGCGACAAGGACGAATTCCTGATCCCGTTCATCGACAGCCTGACCGACCCCGCCTTCAAGACCGGCACCTTCGAAACCGACCAGCAGCTGTTGAAGTCCATCATCGTCTTCGCCTGCATCATGGAAGGCCTGTTCTTCTACGTCGGCTTCGTGCAAATCCTCGCACTGGGCCGCCAGAACAAGATGACCGGCGCCGCCGAGCAATACCAGTACATCCTGCGCGACGAATCGATGCACTGTAACTTCGGCATCGACCTGATCAACACCATCAAGCTCGAAAACCCGCAACTGTGGACCGACGCCTTCAAGGCCGAGCTCACCGAGCTGTTCAAGAAAGCCGTCGACCTCGAATACGCCTACGCCGAAGACACCATGCCGCGCGGCGTGCTCGGCCTCAACGCGCCGATGTTCAAGGAATACCTGCGCTTCATCGCCAACCGCCGCATGCAACAGATCGGCCTCGACACCCTGTTCCCAGGAGCGACCAATCCATTCCCGTGGATGAGCGAAATGATCGACTTGAAGAAAGAGAAGAACTTCTTCGAGACGCGGGTAATTGAATACCAATCGGGTGGGGCGTTGAGCTGGGATTGATTAAAAGAGCGTCGGGCGACACATAATTTTTCACCCGACGACACATAATTTTTCATTCTGCAGCT
This Chitinivorax sp. PXF-14 DNA region includes the following protein-coding sequences:
- a CDS encoding ribonucleoside-diphosphate reductase subunit alpha; the protein is METPGMHTSTTDTAFTAPAPTAGAAYPQESATQHGVAEYKTIRRNGSVVPFEPMKITVAMTKAFLAVHGGQGAASARIRELVQQMTDVVVRQLMRRKPEGGAIHIEEIQDQVELALMRSGEHDVARAYVLYREMRSRERAERGESDVATSINVVENGITQPLDQGKLKALIKSACKGLEQFTDAEHILAETQKNLYDGVPAEEVRKSAELSARQLIEKDPAYSYVAARLLLNRLRFEVLGEEVSHEAMETRYADYFPGFIKKGVEAELLDPTLLQFDLAKLSAALKHERDYQFGYLGLQTLFDRYFLHIHGHRIELPQAFYMRVAMGLALNEIDREARTIEFYNVLSTFDFMSSTPTLFNSGTLRSQLSSCYLTTIADDLDGIYEGLKENALLSKFAGGLGNDWTPVRALGSHIKGTNGKSQGIVPFLKVVNDTAVAVNQGGKRKGAVCAYLESWHADIEEFLDLRKNTGDDRRRTHDMNTANWVPDLLMKRVMEGADWSLFSPSETPDLHDLYGKAFEEAYVRYEAKAARGEMRVYKKIPALQLWRKMLTMLFETGHPWITFKDPCNIRSPQQHMGVVHSSNLCTEITLNTNDSEIAVCNLGSVNLVNHMVEGPDGKPQLDNAKLHRTIKTAMRMLDNVIDINFYPVKKARNSNLRHRPVGMGIMGFQDCLHIQRIPYASDAAVEFADRSMEAIAFHAYWASTELAEERGKYPSYNGSLWDRGILPHDSLDLLAEARGGYLDVDRTTTQDWDSLRARIKQYGMRNSNCLAIAPTATIANIVGVSASIEPTYQNLFVKSNLSGEFTVTNEYLVKDLKERGLWDEVMVSDLKYFDGSLGRIDRAPQDLREIYATAFEIDPKWLVECGSRRQKWIDQAQSLNLYMANASGKKLDELYKHAWVKGLKTTYYLRTLAATSAEKSTGRGGELNAVPVDGGLSAAPAATGSSYAAGEGASEGAKFCSIDNPECEACQ
- a CDS encoding high-potential iron-sulfur protein — its product is MTTRRTFLLCWLPVAGVALSGRLQAAPPADALDEHDAKAESLGYRHDASLVDKDKFPAYSPGQTCDTCQVFLGDGASEWGGCPIFPGKRVNAKGWCSAYQ
- a CDS encoding ribonucleotide-diphosphate reductase subunit beta; amino-acid sequence: MLSFDDDITTSHPARPAPQPAPQMAQPAAAAPAYDHNNIAQQDTNRVSAVDKRVINGQTDVNQLVPFKYKWAWEKYLATCANHWMPQEVNMQRDIELWKNPNGLTEDERRVVKRNLGFFVTADSLAANNIVLGTYRQITAPECRQFLLRQAFEEAIHTHAYQYIVESLGLDEGEVFNAYHEIKSIRDKDEFLIPFIDSLTDPAFKTGTFETDQQLLKSIIVFACIMEGLFFYVGFVQILALGRQNKMTGAAEQYQYILRDESMHCNFGIDLINTIKLENPQLWTDAFKAELTELFKKAVDLEYAYAEDTMPRGVLGLNAPMFKEYLRFIANRRMQQIGLDTLFPGATNPFPWMSEMIDLKKEKNFFETRVIEYQSGGALSWD